In Gossypium hirsutum isolate 1008001.06 chromosome D06, Gossypium_hirsutum_v2.1, whole genome shotgun sequence, one genomic interval encodes:
- the LOC107900430 gene encoding flowering-promoting factor 1-like protein 2 — protein sequence MSGVWVFNNGVYRLESSPKRRVLVHLPSGEAVSSYSSLENILRGLGWERYYGGDPDFYQYHKHSSIDLISLPKDFSKFGSVHMYDIVVKNPNVFHVRDM from the coding sequence atgtcAGGAGTGTGGGTGTTTAACAATGGTGTATACCGGTTGGAAAGCAGTCCGAAGAGAAGGGTGTTGGTACACTTACCATCAGGTGAGGCAGTATCATCCTACTCATCTCTTGAGAATATATTGAGAGGATTGGGGTGGGAGAGGTACTACGGGGGTGACCCTGACTTCTATCAATACCACAAGCACTCTTCCATTGACCTCATTTCACTTCCTAAGGACTTTTCCAAGTTCGGCTCCGTTCACATGTATGACATTGTCGTTAAGAATCCCAATGTCTTCCACGTAAGGGATATGTAA